Proteins encoded within one genomic window of Prauserella marina:
- a CDS encoding MCE family protein, which produces MTTTRMRLRLTRIGALALVAGLFLAAVLWWVFARETDNRVTAYFTRAVGVYSGSDVRVLGVRVGQVESVTPKGEQVEVVMTVERDAPVATNTHAVIVAPSVVADRYVQLSDLARGGPSLTDGTVIPATRTATPVELDELYTSLNDLVTALGPDGANGEGALSDLLDTGAANMRGNGTALSESIRNFADLTRTLSGSEGDLFGTIDELQKFTDMLAGNDSQVRLVADQLSRVWQTLSADREELAAALNTLGTALADVQAFIKDNRAAIQANVDKLAGTTQTLVNNRASLAEVLDDIPLAVENAYNTFDPSSGTMQGRTNLLEYLPIAPTSTTGGGP; this is translated from the coding sequence ATGACCACGACCCGGATGCGGCTCCGGCTGACCAGGATCGGCGCGCTCGCCCTCGTCGCCGGGCTCTTCCTCGCCGCCGTACTGTGGTGGGTTTTCGCCCGCGAGACCGACAATCGCGTCACCGCCTACTTCACCCGCGCCGTCGGCGTCTACTCCGGATCGGACGTGCGAGTACTCGGCGTCAGGGTGGGGCAGGTCGAGTCGGTCACGCCGAAGGGCGAACAGGTCGAGGTCGTGATGACCGTGGAAAGGGACGCGCCGGTCGCCACCAACACGCACGCCGTCATCGTCGCGCCCAGCGTCGTCGCCGACCGCTACGTACAGCTTTCCGACCTGGCACGGGGCGGTCCCTCACTGACCGACGGGACCGTGATCCCCGCGACGCGCACGGCGACCCCCGTCGAACTCGACGAGCTGTACACGAGCCTCAATGACCTCGTCACCGCGCTCGGCCCTGACGGAGCCAACGGCGAGGGGGCGCTGTCGGACCTGCTCGACACCGGGGCGGCCAACATGCGCGGCAACGGCACGGCGCTTTCGGAGAGCATCCGCAACTTCGCCGACCTGACCCGCACCCTCAGCGGTTCGGAGGGCGATCTGTTCGGCACCATCGACGAACTCCAGAAGTTCACCGACATGCTGGCGGGCAACGACAGCCAGGTACGCCTCGTCGCCGACCAGCTGTCCCGCGTGTGGCAGACCCTTTCCGCGGACAGGGAGGAACTGGCCGCCGCGCTCAACACGCTCGGCACGGCGCTCGCCGACGTACAGGCGTTCATCAAGGACAACAGGGCCGCGATTCAGGCCAATGTGGACAAACTGGCCGGAACGACACAGACGCTGGTGAACAACAGGGCCTCGCTGGCCGAAGTTCTCGACGACATCCCGCTCGCCGTCGAGAACGCCTACAACACCTTCGATCCCTCCAGCGGCACCATGCAGGGCAGGACCAACCTGCTCGAATACCTTCCGATCGCCCCGACGAGCACAACCGGCGGTGGCCCATGA
- a CDS encoding MlaE family ABC transporter permease yields the protein MVTTPRSRIALDSIDRQFGFLDTLGDAILFFLRALAWVPRALRRYYTEIIRLLAEVSFGSGALAVIGGTIGVMLGMTLFTGVVVGIQGYTALSQVGTAAFAGFISAYFNTREIAPLVAGLALSATVGCGFTAQLGAMRISEEIDALEVMGIPSIPYLVTTRIIAGFVAIIPLYAIGLLSSYIASRQVTVWFLGQSAGTYDHYFELFLPPEDVLWSFGKVLLFSVVVVLTHCYYGYRASGGPAGVGVAVGRAVRTAIVAVAVLDFFLSLAIWGATTTVRVAG from the coding sequence ATGGTCACCACACCACGGTCGCGGATCGCGCTCGACTCGATCGACAGGCAGTTCGGCTTCCTCGACACGCTCGGCGACGCCATCCTGTTTTTCCTGCGCGCGCTCGCCTGGGTGCCGAGGGCGCTTCGCCGCTACTACACCGAAATCATCCGGCTGCTGGCCGAGGTCAGTTTCGGCAGCGGCGCGCTCGCCGTCATCGGCGGCACGATCGGCGTGATGCTCGGGATGACCCTGTTCACCGGTGTCGTCGTGGGAATCCAGGGATACACCGCGCTGAGCCAGGTCGGCACCGCGGCCTTCGCCGGGTTCATCTCCGCCTACTTCAACACCCGCGAGATCGCGCCGCTCGTGGCGGGGCTCGCGCTGTCGGCGACCGTCGGCTGCGGCTTCACCGCGCAACTCGGCGCGATGCGGATCTCGGAGGAGATCGACGCGCTTGAGGTCATGGGCATCCCCAGCATTCCCTACCTGGTGACCACCAGGATCATCGCGGGATTCGTGGCCATCATCCCGCTCTACGCCATCGGACTGCTCAGTTCCTACATCGCCTCGCGGCAGGTCACGGTGTGGTTCCTCGGCCAGTCGGCAGGCACCTACGACCACTACTTCGAACTGTTCCTTCCACCGGAGGACGTGCTCTGGTCCTTCGGGAAGGTGCTGCTGTTCAGCGTTGTCGTCGTACTGACCCACTGCTATTACGGCTACCGCGCCAGCGGAGGGCCGGCCGGGGTGGGCGTCGCGGTCGGCAGGGCGGTGCGCACCGCGATCGTCGCGGTCGCGGTGCTCGACTTCTTCCTCAGCCTCGCGATCTGGGGCGCCACGACGACCGTGCGGGTGGCCGGATGA
- a CDS encoding MCE family protein: MRKIAAPLIKGLVFVLVTGLATAILAISVSNTGVQDRTGYAARFTDATSLNPGDDVRVSGVRVGQVDSLEVVDQHIALVRFSVDSSRQLPSDVTATIRYRNMIGQRYIALERGPQPDSTPLPPGTEIPLDRTQPALDLTELFNGFQPLFRALSPQDVNQLSGEIVQVLQGEGGTVESLLAHTGSLTSTLADKDQVIGEVIDNLNSVLATVNNEGDALSTLVSTTQQLVSGLASDREAIGEAVDGLASLTTATAGLFEAARPPLKDSIAELGVLSANLNSGSADINRTLDVLPRKFTDIGRISSYGTWMNFYLCEGTLLTDPPKSTNPGPLPARCTR, translated from the coding sequence ATGAGAAAGATCGCGGCACCACTGATCAAGGGCCTCGTGTTCGTCCTCGTCACCGGACTCGCCACGGCGATACTCGCGATCTCCGTCTCCAACACCGGAGTGCAGGACCGGACCGGCTACGCGGCGAGGTTCACCGACGCGACCTCGCTCAACCCCGGCGACGACGTGCGCGTCTCCGGCGTCCGCGTCGGACAGGTCGACTCGCTTGAGGTGGTCGACCAGCACATCGCGCTCGTCCGGTTCTCCGTCGACAGCAGCAGGCAACTGCCGAGCGACGTCACCGCGACCATCAGGTACCGCAACATGATCGGCCAGCGCTACATCGCGCTTGAGCGAGGACCGCAACCCGACAGCACTCCGCTGCCTCCCGGCACCGAGATCCCGCTCGACCGCACGCAACCCGCGCTCGACCTGACCGAGCTGTTCAACGGCTTCCAGCCGCTGTTTCGCGCACTGTCGCCTCAGGACGTCAACCAGCTCTCCGGCGAGATCGTTCAGGTGCTGCAAGGGGAAGGCGGAACGGTGGAGAGCCTGCTCGCCCACACCGGGTCGCTGACCTCGACGCTCGCCGACAAGGACCAGGTCATCGGCGAGGTGATCGACAACCTCAACTCGGTGCTCGCCACCGTCAACAACGAGGGCGACGCACTGTCCACACTGGTCTCCACGACGCAACAGCTGGTGTCGGGGCTGGCCAGTGACCGCGAAGCCATCGGCGAGGCCGTCGACGGGCTCGCCTCGCTCACCACCGCGACGGCGGGGCTTTTCGAAGCCGCGCGGCCCCCGCTCAAGGACAGCATCGCCGAACTCGGGGTGCTCTCGGCCAACCTCAACAGCGGCTCGGCCGACATCAACAGGACGCTCGACGTGCTGCCGAGGAAGTTCACCGACATCGGGCGGATCAGCTCCTACGGCACCTGGATGAACTTCTACCTGTGCGAGGGAACGTTGCTGACCGACCCGCCGAAGTCCACCAACCCAGGACCGCTTCCGGCGAGGTGTACCCGATGA
- a CDS encoding MCE family protein, which produces MRPTLARKLGIRAAGVAFLLVMALLITLSVRIYNKDFVSSVMVTLHTDRVGNQLRVNADVKARGVIVGDVRDIRATGDGAEISLALDPATVERLPKDVAALLIPKTLFGERYVQLSIPDGSNQPPLREGDVISQDRSANAIELERVFDNLLPVLQAVQPQKLASTLTAASTALDGRGAQLGNTLAEAANYFEEFNPSLPRFNENIRDLATVSDLYGDIAPDVLDALTDTAVTLGTIKEKAGELNLLYAQVTSTSQDVTGFLRANKDNLIGLAATSREPLEVAARYSPSFPCTLKALNDLRASMDKVLGKDSAEPGLHLSATVTQSRGAYRPGIDTPAYTATGGPRCYPSGVAPTAGVAAAEPGSRTHPLLPGSGGDLGLPNSPQERELLSSLLAPELDVVPGEVPEWSSVLVGPLYRGTEVTLE; this is translated from the coding sequence ATGAGACCGACATTGGCACGCAAACTGGGAATCCGCGCGGCGGGCGTCGCGTTCCTGCTCGTGATGGCGCTGCTCATCACGCTGTCGGTGCGCATCTACAACAAGGACTTCGTCTCGTCGGTCATGGTCACCCTGCACACCGACAGGGTCGGCAACCAGCTCAGGGTCAACGCCGACGTCAAGGCGCGGGGCGTGATCGTCGGCGACGTCAGGGACATCCGCGCCACCGGCGACGGTGCCGAGATCAGCCTCGCGCTCGATCCCGCCACCGTCGAGCGGCTGCCGAAGGACGTCGCCGCGCTGCTGATCCCGAAGACCCTCTTCGGCGAACGCTACGTCCAACTGTCCATTCCCGACGGAAGCAACCAGCCTCCGTTGCGCGAGGGCGACGTGATCTCGCAGGACAGGTCGGCCAACGCGATCGAACTGGAACGCGTCTTCGACAATCTGCTGCCGGTGTTGCAGGCCGTGCAGCCGCAGAAACTCGCCAGCACGCTCACCGCGGCCTCCACCGCGCTCGACGGCAGGGGCGCGCAACTCGGCAACACGCTGGCCGAGGCCGCGAACTACTTCGAGGAGTTCAACCCGAGCCTGCCCCGGTTCAACGAGAACATCCGCGACCTCGCCACCGTGAGCGACCTCTACGGCGACATCGCCCCCGACGTTCTCGACGCGCTGACCGACACCGCCGTCACCCTCGGCACCATCAAGGAAAAGGCGGGCGAGCTGAACCTGCTCTACGCACAGGTGACCTCGACGTCGCAGGACGTCACGGGATTCCTGCGCGCCAACAAGGACAACCTCATCGGTCTCGCCGCGACCAGCCGCGAACCGCTGGAGGTCGCCGCACGCTACTCACCGAGCTTCCCCTGCACCCTCAAGGCACTCAACGACCTGCGGGCCTCCATGGACAAGGTGCTCGGCAAGGACAGCGCCGAACCGGGCCTGCACCTGAGCGCCACGGTGACGCAGTCGAGAGGCGCGTACCGGCCGGGGATCGACACCCCCGCCTACACCGCGACCGGAGGCCCGCGCTGCTACCCGAGCGGGGTCGCCCCGACGGCGGGAGTCGCCGCGGCGGAACCCGGCAGCAGGACCCATCCCCTGTTGCCGGGTTCCGGAGGGGACCTCGGATTGCCGAACTCGCCGCAGGAGAGGGAATTGCTGTCGAGCCTGCTCGCGCCGGAACTCGACGTCGTGCCGGGTGAGGTACCGGAATGGAGCAGCGTGCTCGTCGGGCCGCTGTACCGGGGAACCGAGGTGACTCTCGAATGA
- a CDS encoding DUF6801 domain-containing protein: MSRAGSRPRRAILVSAPLIAGLLAAGLVSQGSALAGQQVELALGYTCHSPTTSYPATVTVKALFPANAVTGQPVAVEAVNLDVVLPEVAAAELRGQGATMAGGTAALSVTASGAESSWPDLAIPATALPEAGELTLAASGPVPAIEVAEPGELTVSAGALALSLNGFRADGSSAEPPVTAVACELQPEQNAVLATLPVGGESTAPDSSTPETPGAEPGDSDAKSMPRAEGLPLPGVQQETPENCFEVPVEDPSPYLGCAFQAGYANVKKLNGAVLLGSPEPMLMRVDYGVARGNQPCDAGTDRFGDYTCTGAIVTHSRLTLDVPTADPTLLSFGFVPVKAKVAMTVSEENPIIAAESRIEQRLYTADNFRRFPLLVRAEGMMTLRMYDVEVNGVPLDVGPDCRSAHPFTVVFNGQSAQAVPILLDEYSVAYGGVITGTITIPPFSGCGVTEDLDPLLTGTVSGPGNYTRVSQGDVCFKLGNGVCPPPLADLGRD, translated from the coding sequence GTGAGCCGTGCCGGATCGAGACCACGCAGAGCGATTCTGGTTTCCGCCCCGCTGATCGCGGGGTTGCTGGCGGCGGGCCTTGTCTCCCAGGGCAGCGCGCTGGCCGGCCAGCAGGTCGAACTCGCCCTTGGCTACACATGTCACTCGCCGACGACGTCGTACCCCGCCACGGTCACCGTCAAGGCGTTGTTCCCCGCGAACGCGGTGACGGGACAGCCGGTCGCGGTCGAGGCGGTCAACCTCGACGTGGTGTTGCCCGAGGTTGCCGCGGCCGAACTGAGGGGGCAGGGCGCGACGATGGCGGGCGGGACCGCCGCCCTCAGCGTCACCGCGTCGGGGGCGGAGTCGAGCTGGCCGGATCTGGCGATCCCGGCGACGGCACTGCCGGAGGCGGGCGAGCTGACTTTGGCGGCGTCCGGCCCGGTGCCCGCGATCGAGGTCGCCGAGCCGGGCGAGCTGACGGTGTCAGCGGGCGCGCTTGCGTTGAGCCTGAATGGTTTCCGGGCGGATGGCTCGTCGGCTGAGCCACCTGTCACCGCGGTGGCGTGCGAACTTCAGCCAGAGCAGAACGCCGTGCTGGCGACGCTGCCGGTCGGCGGGGAGTCGACGGCGCCGGACAGCAGCACGCCGGAAACCCCTGGCGCGGAACCCGGCGACTCGGACGCGAAGTCCATGCCCCGCGCCGAAGGTCTGCCGTTGCCGGGTGTGCAGCAGGAGACCCCCGAGAACTGCTTCGAGGTGCCCGTCGAGGATCCATCACCGTATCTCGGCTGTGCTTTCCAGGCCGGATACGCGAATGTCAAGAAATTGAACGGTGCGGTGTTACTCGGTTCACCGGAACCGATGTTGATGCGGGTCGATTACGGGGTAGCGCGAGGCAATCAACCCTGCGACGCGGGTACCGATCGCTTCGGTGACTACACCTGTACCGGCGCCATCGTGACCCATTCGAGGCTCACGTTGGACGTGCCTACCGCTGACCCTACGTTGCTGTCCTTCGGGTTCGTACCAGTCAAGGCGAAGGTGGCGATGACGGTGTCCGAGGAGAATCCGATCATCGCTGCTGAGAGCCGCATCGAACAACGGTTGTACACCGCTGACAACTTCCGCAGGTTCCCCTTGCTGGTAAGAGCGGAGGGGATGATGACCCTGCGTATGTATGACGTCGAGGTGAACGGGGTACCACTCGACGTCGGACCCGATTGCCGGTCAGCGCATCCCTTCACAGTCGTGTTCAACGGACAGTCCGCGCAGGCCGTGCCGATCTTGCTGGACGAGTACTCGGTGGCCTACGGCGGTGTCATCACCGGAACGATCACCATTCCGCCGTTCTCGGGTTGCGGTGTCACCGAAGACCTCGATCCACTCTTGACCGGCACGGTTTCCGGCCCTGGCAACTACACCCGGGTAAGCCAGGGCGATGTCTGTTTCAAATTGGGCAACGGTGTGTGCCCGCCGCCGCTCGCTGATCTTGGTCGGGACTGA
- a CDS encoding MCE family protein, translating to MKSFRERNAFTTGIVGTALIAAVGAAILNYENLPLIGTGTSFQAEFSEAAGLQPSNEVRVAGIKVGEVTDVELAEDRVLVTFRVSDTWVGDRSTAEIKIKTLLGQKFLNLYPSGNDVQDPDVAIPLDRTTTPYDVTTAFEGLASTAAALDTDQLAESFRTLSDAFRDSPQHVRTALDGLSSLSRTIASRDNQLADLLSNAHTITKTLAGSNDEFETLINDGNLLLTELDNRRDAIHRLLTGTRSLADQVSGLVADNQAQLSPTLEQLGHVTDILQRQNDNIDRSIKLAAPYFRVVNNTIGNGHWIDNYLCGLVPENRDPCVPPRISSGGGR from the coding sequence ATGAAGTCCTTCCGCGAACGCAACGCCTTCACCACCGGCATCGTGGGAACGGCGCTCATCGCCGCCGTCGGCGCCGCGATCCTCAACTACGAGAACCTTCCCCTCATCGGCACCGGAACCAGTTTCCAGGCCGAGTTCAGCGAAGCGGCAGGGCTCCAGCCCTCCAACGAGGTCCGCGTCGCCGGGATCAAGGTCGGCGAGGTCACCGACGTCGAACTCGCCGAGGACAGGGTGCTGGTGACCTTCCGCGTCTCCGACACCTGGGTCGGCGACCGCAGCACGGCCGAGATCAAGATCAAGACGTTGCTCGGTCAGAAGTTCCTGAACCTCTACCCCAGCGGCAACGACGTGCAGGACCCCGATGTCGCCATCCCGCTCGACCGCACCACGACGCCCTACGACGTGACCACGGCCTTCGAAGGTCTCGCCAGCACGGCGGCCGCGCTCGACACCGACCAGCTCGCGGAAAGCTTCCGCACGCTTTCGGACGCCTTCCGGGACTCGCCGCAACACGTGCGCACCGCGCTCGACGGGCTCAGCTCGCTTTCGCGGACCATCGCCTCCCGCGACAACCAGCTCGCCGACCTGCTGAGCAACGCGCACACCATCACCAAGACGCTGGCCGGTTCGAACGACGAATTCGAAACCCTCATCAACGACGGCAACCTGTTGCTGACCGAACTGGACAATCGCAGAGACGCCATCCACCGGCTGCTCACCGGAACCCGGTCACTGGCGGATCAGGTGTCGGGGCTCGTCGCCGACAACCAGGCCCAGCTCTCGCCGACGCTGGAACAACTCGGTCACGTCACCGACATCCTGCAACGGCAGAACGACAACATCGACCGCAGCATCAAGCTCGCCGCGCCCTACTTCCGGGTCGTCAACAACACCATCGGCAACGGCCACTGGATCGACAACTACCTGTGCGGCCTCGTGCCGGAGAACCGCGACCCCTGCGTCCCGCCCCGCATCTCATCGGGAGGTGGCCGATGA
- a CDS encoding MlaE family ABC transporter permease: MAVDADRRRRDRFPGAAAIRQTGRLYALAFDVIRYIPRRPFQFREFIQQFWFIASVSILPTALVAIPFGGVIALHVGSLTNQIGAQSFTGAASVLAIIQQASPIVTALLIAGAGGSAICADLGSRTIREEIDAMEVLGVSPVQRLIVPRVLAAMGVALFLNGMVSVVGVLGGYFFNVVMQGGTPGAYLASFSALAQLPDLWISEIKAVIFGFVAGVVAAYRGLHPAAGPKGVGDAVNQSVVITFLLLFLLNVALSTVYLQLVPPKGM, from the coding sequence GTGGCAGTCGACGCCGACCGCCGCCGCCGGGACAGGTTCCCCGGCGCGGCGGCGATCCGGCAAACCGGACGACTCTACGCGCTCGCGTTCGACGTCATCCGCTACATCCCCCGGCGGCCCTTCCAGTTCCGTGAGTTCATCCAGCAATTCTGGTTCATCGCAAGCGTATCCATCCTGCCGACCGCGCTGGTCGCGATCCCGTTCGGCGGCGTCATCGCACTACACGTCGGCTCGCTCACCAACCAGATCGGCGCGCAGTCGTTCACCGGAGCGGCGAGCGTGCTCGCGATCATCCAGCAGGCGAGCCCCATCGTCACCGCGCTGCTGATCGCGGGAGCCGGTGGTTCGGCCATTTGCGCCGACCTCGGATCGCGCACCATCCGCGAGGAAATCGACGCCATGGAAGTACTCGGCGTCTCCCCCGTCCAGCGCCTCATCGTGCCGAGAGTCCTCGCCGCGATGGGCGTCGCGCTGTTCCTCAACGGCATGGTCAGCGTCGTCGGCGTACTCGGCGGCTACTTCTTCAACGTCGTGATGCAGGGCGGGACGCCCGGCGCCTACCTGGCGAGTTTCTCCGCGCTCGCCCAGTTGCCCGACCTGTGGATCAGCGAGATCAAAGCGGTCATTTTCGGGTTCGTCGCCGGTGTCGTCGCCGCGTACCGGGGACTGCACCCCGCCGCGGGGCCGAAAGGCGTCGGCGACGCGGTCAACCAGTCCGTCGTCATCACCTTCCTGTTGCTGTTCCTGCTGAACGTGGCGCTGTCGACCGTGTACCTGCAACTCGTGCCGCCTAAGGGGATGTGA